The sequence ACTGAGCGCCGCGCAGGGTCAGCAGGTCGCCGAACTCGGAGTAGGGGCCGTGGTCCACGCTCCAGTCGGTCTCCATGGCCTTGAGCTTGCCGTCCTTGTCCGCGGCCATGCGCACGTTCATGAAGAAGGGCGAGCGCTTGCCGGTGTAGGTCATCTGCTGGAAGTAGTCGTAGGACAGGAACACCGGGCGGCCGGTGGCCAGGGCGGCCACGCCCACCAGGGCCTCCAGCGTGGGGCTGAACTTGTAGCCGAAGGTGCCGCCGGTGGGGTTCTGCACCATGATCACGTTTTCCGGCTCCACCCCGAGACCCGGGGCGATCATGCCCAGGTGCAGGTTGAGGCCGATGGACTTGGACTGGATGACCAGCTTGCCGTTTTCGTTGGTGTAGGCGAAGCCCACGTCCGGCTCCATGGGCATGTGGGGCTGGCGGCCCACGTAGTAGTCGCCCTCGGCCACCACGTCGGCCGAGTCGAAGATGGGCTTGGTGTCCCCGCCCTTGGCGATTTTCTGCTCGAAGTAGACGTTGGGCGTGCCGGGATGGATCTCGATGGCGTCCTCGGCCATGGCCTCGGGGGCGCTCATGTAGGCGGGCAGCTCCTCCAGGTCCACCTTGACCTTCTTGGCCGCGGCCCGGGCGTTCTTCTCGGTGTCCGCGCAGACGATGGCGATGGCGTCGCCGAACTGGTGGATCTTGGTGTCGCAGAGGATGGGCCGGTCCCAGCCGTCGCCCTTGTTGGTGGGGAAGGTGATGAGGCCGGTGATGCGGTTCTTGCCCTTGACGTCCTTGTGGGTCAGCACGGCGTGGACGCCGGGCATCTTCTCCGCTTCGGAGGTGTCGATGGACTTGATGTTGGCGTGGGAGACCTCCGCCTGCACCAGGGCCAGCTGCAGCGTCTCCTTGGGCATGGACAGGCCGAGGTCGCGGCCGAAGTCCCAGGTGCCCGTTACCTTGGCCTCGGCGCTGGGCCGGGGCATGGTGCCGCCCCAGACGTGGCCGTCCTCGGGCAGCTTGAAGGCCAGGTCCTCCATGCGCATCTCGCCGCGCACCACCTTGGCGGCGTCCATGACCGCGTCCACCAGCTGCTTGTAGCCGGTGCAGCGGCAGGCGTTGCGGTGTTTCTGGAACCAGTCGCGGACGTCATCGCGGCTGGGCGAGGGGGTGGTGTCCAGCAGGCCCTTGGCGGCCATGATGAAGCCGGGGGTGCAGAAGCCGCACTGGGCCCCGCCGTGGACCATCCAGGCCAGTTGCAGGGCGTGCAGGCGGCCGGGCTGGCCCACGCCCTCGATGGTGGTCACCGCGGCCCCGTCGGCCACCTTCTTCATCTTAGTCACGCAGGAGCGGACCACCTTGCCGTCCATGATGACGCTGCAACAGCCGCACTGGCCCTGGCCGCAGCCGACCTTGGTGCCGGTGAGATGCAGTTGCTCGCGCAGGACGTTGGCCAGGGTTTCCTCCGGGTCGACCACGAGCCGTTTCTCCAGCCCGTTGATCCACAAGGTACGCTTGAACATGAAGACCTCCCTTTCTGTGTGCTTGAAATTACGGGTTAACGCTTGCCGAAGGGGCAGACGGGATAGCGGCAGGGCGAGCAACCGGCGCAGAAACCGCCGTGGCCCAGCCTGACGATGTCCCGGCGGGTGACGGGGGCCCCGGCCACAAGGCGGGGGATGATCAGGTCGAAAATGCTGGTCTGGTGGTACATGACGCAGCCTGGCAGGCCGACGAGGGGCACCTCGCCCTTGTAAGCCAGCATGAACATGGCCCCGGGAAAGGTGGGGGAGCCGTAGCTGACCACCTCGCCCCCGGCCATGCCGATGGCCGAGGGGCTCAGGTCGTCCGGGTCCACGGACATGCCGCCGGTGACGACCACCATGTCCGCGCCCTCCGCGATGAGGTTCTCGATGGCGCTGACCGTCATGGCGATGTCGTCGGAGACCAGCACCTGGCGCGTCAGGGAGCAGCCCAGTCGCTCGAACTTGTCGCGCACCACCGGGCCGAACTTGTCCTTGATGCGGCCCTTGTAGATTTCGCTGCCGGTGGTCACCATGCCGACGCGCAGCTGCCGGAAGGGCAGGACCTCGATGAGGGGGCCGTGAGCGCAGATGTCCTCCACCGCCCGGATGGCCTCCTCCTGAATGACCAGGGGGACGATGCGGGTCCCGGCCACGGGGCGGCCCGGGGCGACCTCCTGGCCGGTGTGCACCGTGGCCAGGACAACGTTCTCGATGGAGTTGACGCGGTCCAGGCGGTCCACGTCGATTTGCAGCAGGCCGTGGTATTGGGCCTGGAGGTTGATCCGGCCCTCGCTGGGCTCGGTTGGCTCCAGCCCCTTTCCTGCCACCGCCCCGGCGATGCGCCCGGCGGCCTCGTTCTCGTGCAGCAGCCCGTTTTCCAGGTTCAGGACGTAGAGGTGCTCCTTGCCCAGGTGCAGCAGCCGCTCGACGTCCTCGCCGCTGACCACGTGCCCCTTCTTGAAGGCCCGTCCCTTCCGTTGTCCGGGTATGATTTCCGTGATGTCGTGGCAGAGCACGGAACCCACGGCGTCCTCCACCGGAATCCTCCGCAGCCACCGGGAAAAGTCGGTCATGCACGCGCTCCTTTCGTGGTTCACGGCCCGGTTTTCGCAACGCATGGCGTGGCTGTGGGACCGTCTCCGGGGCACGTCGCGCGGGCTTGATCGCGGGGAGGCCGGACGCGACGGCGATACCTCTTCATTGCGGGGCCCTAGGCAACGGAAATGCCATGTGATCGATAGGCCATGATCCCGGCTTGTTATGTCTTGCATGGCATAAGTCAAAATGTACATAAAGGGTCAGTTTGACTCGGGCCATTCCGGTGGTTGGGTCAAAAACGGGACAGCGTCCTGGCGGCTCGCCAGCCGGGATGCGGGGCGGCGGAACGGCGGTGCCACCTGAGCGGACCAGCCCGCCAACGGCTTGCCCCAAGGCGGACGGCGCGGACGTTCTGACCATTGGATTCGGCCAAAGGCGGATTCGCGACCATTCCGGGCTTTGTTGCGATCCGATACGAATTGGTCAATACTCGCCACGGGATGGAGCGCCGGCGATTCCATGAAAAGGGTTCCGCCCGGCGCGGGCGGTTTTCCTCCCGGAAGCCCGGCCGCCTTCGCCGGAGCCCCGGCGGCCATCCCCGCACAACGTCCGCGCGGCCTTCCCGCTTGAGTGCGCCTGGCCGCGACGGAGCGCGACACAGGGAAAACCGGGGGGTGGACTCGTGATTCGCTCACATCGAGAACAGGCCGTCGCCCTGCTGGCCTCGGCCCTTCTTCTGCTCTTGGCCCCGGCGGCCGCCGGGGCCGTGGAGAAAGCCTCCCTGGTTCTGCACTGGCGGCCGCAAGCCCAGTTCGCGGGCATCTACACCGCTCTGCACAAGGGATTCTACGCCGAGGAAGGCCTCGATCTGGAGGTCATCCCGGGCGGCCCGGACATAAGCCCCGTAGGCATGCTGCTGCGCGGCCGGGCGGACTACGCCACCATGTTCCTCTCCGCCGCCCTGCGCCACCGGGGCGAGGGCGCGCCCATCGTCAACGTGGGGCAGATAGGCCAGGAGTCCGCGCTGCTGCTGGTGGCCAAGAGGTCCTCGGGCATCGAGCGCCTGGACGACCTGGACGGAGCCAGGGTCGGGACATGGAACGAGGACTTCCAGATCCAGCCCCGGGCCCTGTTCGCGCGCGAGGGGCTGGACGTGGAGATGGTCCGCGTGTCGCCGAGCTTCGAGTTGTTCATGCGCGGCGGCGTGGAGGCGGTGACCGCCATGTGGTACAATGAGTACCATACCCTCCTGAGCTACGGCCTCACCCCGTCCGACCTGACGACCTTCTTCTTCAGCGACCTCGGGCTTGACATTCCCGAGGACGGCTTCTACTGCCTGGAATCCACCTGGGAGCACGCCCCGGAGACAGCGCGAAAACTGGTCTCGGCCACCCTGCGCGGCTGGGAGTACGCCTTCGACCACCCCGGCGAGGCCCTGGAGATCGTCCTTGGGGTCATGAAGCGGTGCAACATCCGCGCCAACCGGATGCACCAGAAGTGGATGCTCTCCAAGATGGAGGAGATAATCCGCCCGGATGACGCCGACGCCCTGTCGTCGGAATTGCGCCGTGGGGACTTCGAGTTCACCTCCGGGATGCTGCGCGACTGCGGCCTGCTGGACAAGCCCATGGACTACAAGGACTTTTGCAGGGGGCCGGCCCGATGATCGGACGTGGAATAGCCTTCAAGTTGGCTGTCCTGACCCTGCTCCTGACCTCGCTCATCCTGGCCGGGATTCTGGGCTACAACTACGTCTTTTCCAAGAACATCATCGAGGACCTGGCCGAGGAGAACGGCGAGAACCTGGCCAGGGCCACGGCCGGGCGCATCGGCGAGGTGTTCTCCTCCGTGCGCAAGGTGGTGGACAGCGTGGCCTACACCCTGGACGAGGGAGGCGTCACCCAGACCACCATCCGCGACCTCGGCAGGAGGGTGCTGCGGGACAACCCGGAAATCTACGGCACCTGCGTAGCCTACGCGCCGTACGCCTACGACCCCTCGGTCAAGTATTTCGCCCCCTACCAGTACCGCACGGAGGACGGCATCGCCTCCAGCCATCTCGGGGGGCCGGACTACCAGTACTTCTACATGGACTGGTACCAGCTCCCCATGGAGCTGGAAAAGCCGGTCTGGACCGAGCCCTACTTCGACAAGGGCGGCGGGCAGGCGCTGATGACCACCTACGCCGCGCCCTTCTCCATGGACGGGGAGGAGCCCTCGGGCGTGGTCACGGCGGATATCAACCTGGAGTGGCTGCAGGAGCTGGTGTCCGGCGTATCGGTCTACGAGAGCGGTTTCGTCTTTCTGCTGTCGCGGTACGGCGCCTACATCTCGCACCCGGACCAGGAACTGGTCATGAACGAGACCGTGTTCACCCGCGCGGAGGCGTTGGACAACCCCGGCCTGCTCGAGGTGGGCCGCCGCATGGTGGCGGGCGAGTCCGGCTTCGCCGAGGTGGACGGGCTGCCGGGCAGGGGGGAGTCGTTCATCTACTATCTGCCGCTGCCCGCGGAGCACTGGTCCCTGGGCGTGGTGCTGCCCAAGGACGAGCTGTTCGCCGGGGTGGTCAAGCTGACCCGGGAGAAGGCCCTTCTCGGCGGGCTGGGGTTCGTGGTGCTGGCGGCCTTCATGATCCTGCTGGCCAAGTCCATCACCCGGCCGCTGACCAAGCTGACCGCGGCCACGGACGAGATCGCCTCGGGCAACCTGGACCTGGAGCTGCCCGACATCCGCTCCCGCGACGAGGTGGGCGCGCTGGCCGACTCCTTCCGCTCCATGCGCGACTCCCTCAAGCGCCACATCGCGGACCTCACCGAGACCACCGCGGCCAAGGAACGCATCGAGTCGGAGCTTCGCATCGCCCGCGACATCCAGATGGGCATCCTGCCCAAGATATTCCCGCCCTTCCCGGACCTGCCGGAGTTCGACATCTACGCCTCCATCGAACCGGCCCTGGAAGTGGGCGGCGACCTGTACGACTTCTTCTTCGTGGACGACGACCACTTCTGCTTCCTCATCGGTGACGTGTCCGGCAAGGGCGTTCCGGCGGCCTTCTTCATGGCAGTCACCCGCACCCTGCTCACGGTGCGGGCGGAGGGCATGACCGACCCCGGGGCGGTGCTGGCCATGGTCAACGACGACCTGGCCGAGGAGAACGAGTCCTGCATGTTCGTGACGCTTTTCCTGGGAATCCTGAACATCCACGACGGCACGCTGCGGTACGCCAACGCCGGGCACAACCCGCCGCTGCACGTCAAGCGCGGCGGGAGGGTGGACTGGATACCCTCGCTCAGGGAGCCCATGGCCGGGCCGCTGCCGGGACTGAACTACTCCACCCGGACCATCGAACTGGCCGAAGGCGACACGGTATTCACCTACACCGACGGTGTGACCGAGGCCATGGACAGCGGCCAGGGGCTGTACACGGACGAGCGGCTGGAGCGGACCGTGGCGGACAACGCCGGACTTGGCCCAAGGCAACTCATCGCCGCCGTGGACGAATCCATCAAGGCCTTCACCGGCGGGGTGGCCCAGTCCGACGACATCACCATGCTGGCCATCCGCTACATTGCCCGCGAGGGGTCGAAGGAATAGGGCCGCCGAGGAAGTCGGATTGGCAACGAAAAAGGGCCGCCCCGTCGACGGGGCGGCCCTTTTTCGCGGTGTATCGCCGCGCACCGCTAAAAGAAGAAGACGCTCAGGAGCATGCGGGTGCCAACGGCGAAGAGCAGCAGGGCGAATATTTTCTTGAGGGTGGGGACGGGCAGGGAGTGGGCCAGCCTGGCGCCCAGCGGCGCGGTGACCACGGACATGCAGACGATGCCCAGGAAGGCGGGCAGGTAGATGTAGCCGATGGTCCAGTCCGGCCGCCCGGCCACGCCGATGCCGTTGAGCAGGTAGCCCAGGGTGCCGGACAGGGCGATGGGCAGGCCGATGGCCGAAGCGGTGCCGATGGCGGTCTGCATGACCACGTTGCACCAGGTGAGGAAGGGCACGGAGAGGGTGCCGCCGCCGATGCCCACCAGCGCGGAGAAGATGCCGATGCCGTTGCCCGCGGCGAACATGCCCCCGAAGCCCGGAATCTGCCGCGAGGGGTGGGGCTTTTTGCCGGTGAGCATCTGGAAGGAAACGTAGTAGAGGAAGAGGCCGAAGAAGCCCTTGA is a genomic window of Desulfohalovibrio reitneri containing:
- a CDS encoding ABC transporter substrate-binding protein, which codes for MIRSHREQAVALLASALLLLLAPAAAGAVEKASLVLHWRPQAQFAGIYTALHKGFYAEEGLDLEVIPGGPDISPVGMLLRGRADYATMFLSAALRHRGEGAPIVNVGQIGQESALLLVAKRSSGIERLDDLDGARVGTWNEDFQIQPRALFAREGLDVEMVRVSPSFELFMRGGVEAVTAMWYNEYHTLLSYGLTPSDLTTFFFSDLGLDIPEDGFYCLESTWEHAPETARKLVSATLRGWEYAFDHPGEALEIVLGVMKRCNIRANRMHQKWMLSKMEEIIRPDDADALSSELRRGDFEFTSGMLRDCGLLDKPMDYKDFCRGPAR
- a CDS encoding sulfite exporter TauE/SafE family protein, which gives rise to MIESFLLYIALGAFAGVLAGLLGIGGGLVIVPMLAFAFTWQGIPHEHILHMALGTSLATIIFTSVSSFRAHNKRGAVRWDVFWRITPGILLGTFIGAWIASLLSTDVLKGFFGLFLYYVSFQMLTGKKPHPSRQIPGFGGMFAAGNGIGIFSALVGIGGGTLSVPFLTWCNVVMQTAIGTASAIGLPIALSGTLGYLLNGIGVAGRPDWTIGYIYLPAFLGIVCMSVVTAPLGARLAHSLPVPTLKKIFALLLFAVGTRMLLSVFFF
- a CDS encoding molybdopterin-dependent aldehyde oxidoreductase, whose translation is MFKRTLWINGLEKRLVVDPEETLANVLREQLHLTGTKVGCGQGQCGCCSVIMDGKVVRSCVTKMKKVADGAAVTTIEGVGQPGRLHALQLAWMVHGGAQCGFCTPGFIMAAKGLLDTTPSPSRDDVRDWFQKHRNACRCTGYKQLVDAVMDAAKVVRGEMRMEDLAFKLPEDGHVWGGTMPRPSAEAKVTGTWDFGRDLGLSMPKETLQLALVQAEVSHANIKSIDTSEAEKMPGVHAVLTHKDVKGKNRITGLITFPTNKGDGWDRPILCDTKIHQFGDAIAIVCADTEKNARAAAKKVKVDLEELPAYMSAPEAMAEDAIEIHPGTPNVYFEQKIAKGGDTKPIFDSADVVAEGDYYVGRQPHMPMEPDVGFAYTNENGKLVIQSKSIGLNLHLGMIAPGLGVEPENVIMVQNPTGGTFGYKFSPTLEALVGVAALATGRPVFLSYDYFQQMTYTGKRSPFFMNVRMAADKDGKLKAMETDWSVDHGPYSEFGDLLTLRGAQYIGAGYDIPNIRGMGRTVCTNHAWGSAFRGYGSPEAEFSSEVLMDELAEKLGMDPFDLRYKNIYREGSTTPTGQVPDVMSLEEMMDRIKPKYDEAKKRAKANSTNGVKRGVGLAVGVYGAGLDGPDTAQVDVELNPDGTVTAYTTWEDHGQGADMGLLGTVHEALRPMNLGPDKINLVLNDTEKCPDGGPAGGSRSQAVVGRAAAVACENLLQAARKNGGFMTYEEMQSAGKDLRYSGTWSAPAGNCDENGQGDPFAFYMYAVFLSEVAVDTATGKTDVEKMVLVADPGKINNRLVVDGQNYGGLAQGVGLALSEDFEDIKKHSTLTGAGFPYIKQIPDDMELLYVETPRKDGPTGASGVGELPLTVPHASIINAIADACGARVRELPARPEKVLAAMPK
- a CDS encoding molybdopterin-binding protein, with the translated sequence MRRIPVEDAVGSVLCHDITEIIPGQRKGRAFKKGHVVSGEDVERLLHLGKEHLYVLNLENGLLHENEAAGRIAGAVAGKGLEPTEPSEGRINLQAQYHGLLQIDVDRLDRVNSIENVVLATVHTGQEVAPGRPVAGTRIVPLVIQEEAIRAVEDICAHGPLIEVLPFRQLRVGMVTTGSEIYKGRIKDKFGPVVRDKFERLGCSLTRQVLVSDDIAMTVSAIENLIAEGADMVVVTGGMSVDPDDLSPSAIGMAGGEVVSYGSPTFPGAMFMLAYKGEVPLVGLPGCVMYHQTSIFDLIIPRLVAGAPVTRRDIVRLGHGGFCAGCSPCRYPVCPFGKR
- a CDS encoding SpoIIE family protein phosphatase → MIGRGIAFKLAVLTLLLTSLILAGILGYNYVFSKNIIEDLAEENGENLARATAGRIGEVFSSVRKVVDSVAYTLDEGGVTQTTIRDLGRRVLRDNPEIYGTCVAYAPYAYDPSVKYFAPYQYRTEDGIASSHLGGPDYQYFYMDWYQLPMELEKPVWTEPYFDKGGGQALMTTYAAPFSMDGEEPSGVVTADINLEWLQELVSGVSVYESGFVFLLSRYGAYISHPDQELVMNETVFTRAEALDNPGLLEVGRRMVAGESGFAEVDGLPGRGESFIYYLPLPAEHWSLGVVLPKDELFAGVVKLTREKALLGGLGFVVLAAFMILLAKSITRPLTKLTAATDEIASGNLDLELPDIRSRDEVGALADSFRSMRDSLKRHIADLTETTAAKERIESELRIARDIQMGILPKIFPPFPDLPEFDIYASIEPALEVGGDLYDFFFVDDDHFCFLIGDVSGKGVPAAFFMAVTRTLLTVRAEGMTDPGAVLAMVNDDLAEENESCMFVTLFLGILNIHDGTLRYANAGHNPPLHVKRGGRVDWIPSLREPMAGPLPGLNYSTRTIELAEGDTVFTYTDGVTEAMDSGQGLYTDERLERTVADNAGLGPRQLIAAVDESIKAFTGGVAQSDDITMLAIRYIAREGSKE